The following coding sequences are from one Oscillatoria sp. FACHB-1407 window:
- a CDS encoding DUF6130 family protein, whose amino-acid sequence MDNHIPSAKDIVGPSPLIAIANEPPAKLIVDPPLSEPLSQGRVFIQYRTENLRVLPVFGKGALDVSPRVGHIHITVDDAPWHFVDTSGETIILVGLEPGLHKVFIELADPTHNVITSETVMFTVPDLRR is encoded by the coding sequence ATGGACAATCACATCCCAAGTGCCAAGGATATTGTCGGTCCATCTCCACTGATTGCGATCGCAAACGAACCACCTGCCAAGCTGATTGTCGATCCGCCACTTTCCGAACCTCTGTCTCAAGGTCGCGTCTTCATCCAGTATCGGACGGAGAACCTGCGAGTATTGCCCGTGTTTGGTAAAGGTGCCCTTGATGTATCGCCGCGCGTTGGTCATATCCACATTACGGTTGATGACGCGCCCTGGCACTTTGTTGATACCAGCGGCGAAACGATTATCCTGGTCGGACTGGAACCTGGTTTACACAAGGTGTTCATCGAACTAGCCGACCCCACGCACAATGTAATCACTAGCGAAACCGTGATGTTCACGGTACCCGATTTGAGGCGATGA